A window from Micromonospora terminaliae encodes these proteins:
- a CDS encoding (Fe-S)-binding protein — protein MSIPQQPGPTPVTSPGGSRPASGPRDVLGAAAQPPGAGAFDEHHPPPAELVGDCVHCGFCLPTCPTYVLWGEEMDSPRGRIYLMKQGLEGEPLTDSMVTHYDRCLGCMSCVTACPSGVQYDRLIEATRQQVERRHRRNPRERALRAAIFALFPYRRRLRLLRGPLRAYQATGLPRLVRRSGLLRRLAPTLATVESLAPRLGRAARPPQRVPAAGARRAVVGMLTGCVQGAFFPEVNAATARVLAAEGCEVVILPDRQGCCGALSVHNGREEEARRFARRILDTFAAAGIDYFVVNAAGCGSTLKEYGDLLRDDPRYAALAADFAGRVRDLSEVLVELGPVATRHPLPVTVAYHDACHLAHAQGVRAQPRRLLHDIPGLQLREIADPEICCGSAGIWNILHPGPAAELGDRKARTVLATGAALLVTANPGCLMQVAASVTRAGGDIALAHTAQVLDASIRGRGAEELLHQRAPS, from the coding sequence ATGAGCATCCCCCAGCAGCCCGGCCCGACCCCGGTCACCTCACCCGGCGGCAGCCGGCCGGCCAGCGGCCCCCGCGACGTGCTCGGCGCGGCCGCCCAGCCGCCCGGCGCCGGCGCCTTCGACGAGCACCACCCGCCGCCCGCCGAGCTGGTCGGCGACTGCGTGCACTGCGGCTTCTGCCTGCCCACCTGCCCGACCTACGTGCTCTGGGGCGAGGAGATGGACTCGCCGCGCGGGCGGATCTACCTCATGAAGCAGGGCCTCGAGGGCGAGCCGCTCACCGACTCCATGGTCACCCACTACGACCGCTGTCTCGGCTGCATGTCCTGCGTGACCGCCTGCCCCTCCGGCGTCCAGTACGACCGCCTCATCGAGGCCACCCGCCAGCAGGTCGAACGCCGGCACCGCCGCAATCCCCGGGAACGGGCGCTGCGGGCGGCGATCTTCGCGCTCTTCCCGTACCGGAGGCGGCTGCGGCTGCTGCGCGGGCCGCTGCGGGCGTACCAGGCCACCGGCCTGCCCCGGCTGGTCCGCCGCAGCGGCCTGCTGCGCCGGCTGGCACCCACCCTGGCGACGGTGGAGTCCCTCGCACCCCGGCTCGGCCGGGCCGCCCGCCCGCCCCAGCGGGTGCCCGCCGCCGGCGCCCGGCGGGCCGTGGTCGGCATGCTCACCGGCTGCGTGCAGGGCGCCTTCTTCCCCGAGGTCAACGCCGCCACCGCCCGGGTGCTCGCCGCCGAGGGCTGCGAGGTGGTGATCCTGCCCGACCGGCAGGGCTGCTGCGGAGCGCTGAGCGTGCACAACGGACGGGAGGAGGAGGCACGCCGCTTCGCCCGCCGGATCCTGGACACCTTCGCCGCCGCCGGCATCGACTACTTCGTGGTCAACGCGGCCGGCTGCGGCTCCACCCTCAAGGAGTACGGCGACCTGCTGCGCGACGACCCCCGGTACGCGGCGCTCGCCGCCGACTTCGCCGGCCGGGTCCGCGACCTCTCCGAGGTCCTGGTCGAGCTCGGCCCGGTCGCCACCCGCCACCCGCTACCGGTGACGGTCGCCTACCACGACGCCTGCCACCTGGCCCACGCCCAGGGCGTCCGCGCGCAGCCCCGCCGGCTGCTGCACGACATCCCCGGGCTGCAGCTGCGGGAGATCGCCGACCCGGAGATCTGCTGCGGCTCGGCGGGCATCTGGAACATCCTGCACCCCGGGCCGGCCGCCGAACTCGGCGACCGCAAGGCCCGCACCGTACTGGCCACCGGGGCGGCGCTGCTCGTCACCGCCAACCCCGGCTGCCTCATGCAGGTCGCCGCCTCGGTGACCCGCGCCGGCGGCGACATCGCGCTGGCACACACCGCCCAGGTCCTCGACGCCTCGATCCGCGGACGAGGTGCCGAGGAGTTGCTGCACCAGCGAGCCCCGTCCTGA
- a CDS encoding L-lactate permease — translation MFDQFTVVTEPVGDSVALSAIFAVLPLLTLFVLLGVLKVKAWLAGVISLAVALIVAVAVYAMPIGQAVLSATEGAAFGFFPILWIVINAIWVYNLTVESGHFDVLRRSFERVSPDMRIQAIIIAFCFGALLEALAGFGTPVAITVVMLMALGFRPIHAASVSLLANTAPVAFGALATPIVTLASVSSGANPDPRLTVDTLGAMVGRQTPILAVVVPLMLVALVDGRRGIRQTWPAALVAGVSFGLAQFVAANYISVPLTDIVAALVSAAAVVLLVRVWHPVTPADLGREPEAAAVPAARGAADAELAGPGTVRAAAGARADTTSTAAPGLGGSGGQTPPGDPRIDETAPVGRHRGDDDPEPRPTDQVRAATAGGRRIADTPAEVARAYAPYLIIIAIFSIANLGPVKTALAKEPWTVKFAWPGLDILGGNGKPLSSVTFTLNWLPAAGTLMILAGILTALVLRVSAGRALRAYGRTYAELRYAIVTVMAVLALAYVMNQSGQTNTLGAFLAAAGGAFVFLSAILGWIGVAVTGSDTSANALFGALQVQTAARAGLDPLLLAAANSSGGVLGKMISPQNLAIAAGAVGMAGREGEIFRKVFGWSLVLLLFMCVLVALQASPVLSWMVP, via the coding sequence ATGTTCGACCAGTTCACCGTCGTCACCGAACCCGTCGGTGACTCCGTCGCGCTCTCGGCCATCTTCGCGGTCCTGCCCCTGCTCACCCTCTTCGTCCTGCTCGGCGTCCTGAAGGTCAAGGCCTGGCTGGCCGGCGTGATCTCCCTCGCGGTCGCCCTGATCGTGGCCGTCGCCGTCTATGCCATGCCGATCGGGCAGGCCGTGCTCTCCGCCACCGAGGGCGCCGCCTTCGGCTTCTTCCCCATCCTCTGGATCGTCATCAACGCGATCTGGGTCTACAACCTCACCGTCGAGAGCGGACACTTCGACGTGCTGCGCCGCTCCTTCGAACGGGTCAGCCCGGACATGCGCATCCAGGCGATCATCATCGCGTTCTGCTTCGGTGCGCTGCTGGAGGCCCTCGCGGGCTTCGGCACGCCGGTGGCGATCACCGTGGTGATGCTGATGGCGCTCGGGTTCCGCCCCATCCACGCCGCCTCGGTGTCGCTGCTGGCCAACACCGCCCCGGTGGCCTTCGGCGCGCTCGCCACCCCCATCGTCACGCTGGCCAGCGTCAGCAGCGGCGCAAACCCCGACCCCCGGCTCACCGTCGACACCCTCGGCGCGATGGTCGGCCGGCAGACCCCGATCCTCGCCGTGGTCGTACCGCTGATGCTGGTGGCCCTGGTCGACGGGCGGCGCGGCATCCGCCAGACCTGGCCGGCCGCGCTGGTCGCCGGGGTGAGCTTCGGCCTGGCGCAGTTCGTCGCGGCGAACTACATCTCCGTGCCGCTGACCGACATCGTCGCCGCGCTGGTCTCGGCCGCCGCCGTGGTGCTGCTGGTCCGCGTCTGGCACCCGGTCACCCCCGCCGACCTCGGCCGCGAGCCGGAGGCCGCCGCCGTGCCGGCCGCCCGCGGGGCAGCCGACGCCGAGCTGGCCGGCCCCGGCACGGTCCGCGCCGCCGCGGGCGCCCGCGCCGACACGACCAGCACCGCCGCGCCCGGACTGGGCGGTTCCGGTGGGCAGACCCCGCCGGGTGATCCGCGCATCGACGAGACCGCTCCCGTCGGCCGGCACCGCGGCGACGACGACCCGGAGCCGCGGCCCACCGATCAGGTACGCGCCGCCACGGCGGGCGGCCGGCGGATCGCGGACACCCCGGCCGAGGTCGCCCGGGCGTACGCGCCCTACCTGATCATCATCGCGATCTTCTCCATCGCCAACCTCGGCCCCGTGAAGACAGCCCTGGCGAAGGAACCCTGGACGGTGAAGTTCGCCTGGCCGGGGCTGGACATCCTGGGCGGCAACGGCAAGCCCCTGTCCTCGGTGACGTTCACCCTCAACTGGCTGCCCGCGGCGGGCACCCTGATGATCCTCGCCGGCATCCTGACCGCGCTCGTGCTGCGGGTCTCGGCGGGCCGGGCGCTGCGCGCGTACGGCCGCACGTACGCCGAGCTGCGCTACGCGATCGTTACGGTGATGGCGGTGCTCGCCCTGGCGTACGTGATGAACCAGTCCGGCCAGACCAACACCCTCGGCGCGTTCCTCGCCGCGGCCGGCGGGGCGTTCGTCTTCCTGTCGGCGATCCTCGGCTGGATCGGCGTCGCGGTGACCGGCTCGGACACCTCCGCCAACGCGCTCTTCGGCGCGTTGCAGGTGCAGACGGCGGCCCGGGCCGGGCTGGACCCGCTGCTGCTGGCCGCGGCCAACTCGTCCGGGGGAGTGCTCGGCAAGATGATCAGCCCGCAGAACCTGGCGATCGCCGCCGGCGCGGTCGGCATGGCCGGCCGGGAGGGGGAGATCTTCCGGAAGGTGTTCGGCTGGAGCCTCGTGCTGCTGCTGTTCATGTGCGTGCTGGTCGCGCTCCAGGCCTCCCCGGTCCTGAGCTGGATGGTGCCCTGA
- a CDS encoding FAD-linked oxidase C-terminal domain-containing protein, producing the protein MSTTTTDLDALAAALRAAIGADRVITDRQELRTYECDGLAQYKVIPALVALPADAEQCAAVVRACVAAGTPFVARGSGTGLSGGALPRADGVLVVTSQMRDILEIAPDDERAVVQPGVINLAVTRAATPHGYYYAPDPSSQQICSIGGNVAENSGGAHCLKYGFTTNHVLGVELVTPDGDRVRLGGRAPDAPGYDLLGAFVGSEGTLGIATEVTVRLTRLPESVRTLLAAFSTTDQAGAATSAIIAAGVVPAAVEMMDALAIEAAEAAVHCGYPPGAGAVLIVELDGPEPEVAAQFAQVESLCRDNRAFEIRIAADDAERALFWKGRKSAFAAVGRISPDYIVQDGVIPRTALPEVLRRIGELSAERGIRVANVFHAGDGNLHPLVLFDAAVDGETVRAEEVSGAILDLCITHGGSITGEHGVGMDKAKYMPRMFTDDDLDTMQLLRCAFDPDGLANPGKVFPTPRLCGEVPGRRKGAHPAQEAGLAEVF; encoded by the coding sequence ATGAGCACGACCACGACGGACCTCGACGCTCTCGCCGCCGCCCTGCGGGCCGCCATCGGCGCCGACCGGGTGATCACCGATCGGCAGGAGCTGCGCACCTACGAGTGCGACGGGCTGGCCCAGTACAAGGTGATCCCCGCGCTGGTCGCGCTCCCCGCCGACGCGGAACAGTGCGCCGCCGTCGTGCGGGCCTGCGTCGCCGCGGGTACGCCGTTCGTGGCCCGCGGCTCCGGCACCGGGCTCTCCGGCGGCGCCCTGCCCCGCGCCGACGGCGTCCTCGTGGTCACCTCGCAGATGCGCGACATCCTGGAGATCGCGCCGGACGACGAGCGGGCGGTGGTGCAGCCCGGCGTCATCAACCTGGCGGTCACCCGCGCGGCCACCCCACACGGCTACTACTACGCGCCGGACCCGTCCAGCCAGCAGATCTGCTCCATCGGAGGCAACGTCGCCGAGAACTCGGGCGGCGCGCACTGCCTGAAGTACGGCTTCACCACCAACCACGTCCTCGGCGTCGAGCTGGTCACCCCGGACGGCGACCGGGTACGCCTCGGCGGCCGCGCCCCCGACGCCCCCGGCTACGACCTGCTCGGCGCGTTCGTCGGCTCCGAGGGCACCCTCGGCATCGCCACCGAGGTGACCGTCCGCCTGACCCGGCTGCCCGAGTCGGTGCGTACCCTGCTCGCCGCCTTCTCCACGACCGACCAGGCCGGCGCGGCGACCTCGGCGATCATCGCGGCCGGAGTGGTGCCCGCGGCCGTGGAGATGATGGACGCCCTGGCCATCGAGGCGGCCGAGGCGGCCGTGCACTGTGGCTACCCGCCCGGCGCCGGGGCGGTGCTGATCGTCGAGCTGGACGGACCGGAACCGGAGGTCGCCGCCCAGTTCGCGCAGGTGGAGAGCCTGTGCCGGGACAACCGGGCGTTCGAGATCCGGATCGCCGCCGACGACGCCGAACGGGCGCTGTTCTGGAAGGGCCGCAAGTCCGCGTTCGCCGCCGTCGGACGGATCAGCCCGGACTACATCGTCCAGGACGGGGTGATCCCGCGCACCGCCCTGCCGGAGGTGCTGCGCCGCATCGGCGAGCTCTCCGCCGAACGCGGCATCCGGGTGGCGAACGTCTTCCACGCCGGCGACGGCAACCTGCACCCGCTGGTCCTCTTCGACGCCGCCGTCGACGGCGAGACCGTCCGCGCCGAGGAGGTCTCCGGCGCGATCCTCGACCTCTGCATCACCCACGGCGGCTCGATCACCGGGGAGCACGGCGTGGGCATGGACAAGGCGAAGTACATGCCCCGCATGTTCACCGACGACGACCTGGACACCATGCAGCTGCTGCGCTGCGCGTTCGACCCCGACGGGCTGGCAAACCCCGGCAAGGTCTTCCCGACACCCCGCCTCTGCGGTGAGGTGCCGGGCCGGCGCAAGGGGGCCCACCCGGCGCAGGAGGCCGGCCTGGCGGAGGTGTTCTGA
- a CDS encoding FAD-binding oxidoreductase produces MPADRTLDQLRAAAEVVRTAGEHDTIDGVPARYVAAPRDTGQAAALLRAAAALDLAVTFRGGGTKQDWGSPPRRLDLILDTTALTGLVEHAAGDLITVVRAGTRLDELPATLAGAGQQLALDAPLPGGTVGGAVATNTSGPRRMLYGTVRDLLIGVTLVRADGVVAHAGGKVVKNVAGYDLGKLVTGAYGTLGLITECAFRLHPLPAAAAYVSRAVDDPAEAGRLAAAVRAAQLVPTALEVDAPAGGPATVTVLLEGTPAGVTARAAAARRLLGADATAADQPPDGWARYPWRDGDVGLKLTAALSGVPRLLSDARAAADRHDLPLALRGSAGVGVLYAGLPGASDPERVAALVDALRAATAALGGHTVVLTAPAPVRDRVELWGPVHGLELMRRVKQRFDPDARLAPGRFVGGI; encoded by the coding sequence ATGCCCGCCGACCGCACCCTCGACCAGCTCCGCGCCGCCGCCGAGGTCGTCCGTACCGCCGGCGAGCACGACACCATCGACGGGGTGCCGGCCCGCTACGTCGCCGCGCCCCGCGACACCGGCCAGGCCGCCGCCCTGCTGCGGGCGGCAGCCGCCCTCGACCTGGCCGTCACGTTCCGCGGCGGCGGCACCAAGCAGGACTGGGGGAGCCCACCCCGTCGGCTCGACCTGATCCTCGACACCACCGCCCTGACCGGGCTGGTCGAGCACGCCGCCGGCGACCTCATCACCGTGGTCCGGGCCGGCACGCGCCTCGACGAGCTGCCGGCCACCCTGGCCGGCGCCGGGCAGCAGCTCGCCCTCGACGCACCGCTGCCCGGCGGCACCGTCGGCGGCGCCGTCGCCACCAACACCAGCGGTCCCCGCCGGATGCTCTACGGCACGGTCCGCGACCTGCTCATCGGGGTCACCCTGGTCCGCGCCGACGGGGTGGTGGCCCACGCCGGCGGCAAGGTGGTCAAGAACGTCGCCGGCTACGACCTCGGCAAGCTGGTCACCGGCGCGTACGGCACGCTGGGGCTGATCACCGAGTGCGCGTTCCGGCTGCACCCGCTGCCCGCAGCCGCCGCATACGTCTCCCGCGCCGTCGACGACCCGGCCGAGGCCGGCCGCCTGGCCGCAGCGGTACGGGCGGCCCAGCTCGTACCCACCGCGCTGGAGGTGGACGCCCCGGCCGGCGGGCCGGCGACCGTCACCGTGCTGCTGGAGGGCACCCCGGCCGGGGTGACCGCCCGGGCCGCCGCGGCCCGCCGGCTGCTCGGCGCCGACGCCACCGCCGCCGACCAGCCACCCGACGGCTGGGCACGCTACCCGTGGCGGGACGGGGACGTCGGCCTCAAGCTGACCGCCGCGCTGTCCGGCGTACCCCGGCTGCTGAGCGACGCCCGCGCGGCGGCCGACCGGCACGACCTGCCCCTGGCGCTGCGCGGCTCGGCCGGCGTCGGTGTCCTTTACGCCGGCCTGCCCGGCGCATCCGACCCGGAGCGGGTCGCCGCCCTGGTGGACGCGCTCCGCGCGGCGACCGCCGCCCTCGGCGGGCACACGGTGGTGCTCACCGCGCCCGCGCCCGTGCGGGACCGGGTCGAGCTGTGGGGACCGGTCCACGGCCTGGAGCTGATGCGCCGGGTCAAGCAGCGCTTCGATCCGGACGCCCGGCTGGCGCCCGGCCGATTCGTGGGAGGGATCTGA